A region of the Sminthopsis crassicaudata isolate SCR6 chromosome 6, ASM4859323v1, whole genome shotgun sequence genome:
CGAGCTCAGGAGCCACTTTCTACAGTTCCCCCTTCCTCGCTCATGAGCGCTCTCTCCCTCTTGAAAGTACGTTGCCATACTTCATTTTTACTCACCTGAATAAATATCATAAGCCCCTTCCCTCAGGAGAATATGAATTCCTTGAAGATAAAGATGATTTCATTTCCGAGTAAACCCAGAGCCTTGTACCTAGTAATAGACGTTTGTCAGACTGGATTGAAGTGAATGGATAAATGATTGAGTGAATgagggaatgaatgaaatgaataaatgaatgaaatcgTCCTTGTGTCCTGGGTTTCCTTTCAGTGATGGAGTGGACGAGAACCCAGGCTCGAGCCAGGGTGATGACAATAAATGCTCTTGGCTTTAGCTTTGGCCAGGCCTTGCTGTCGGGGGTCGCGTATGCCATCCGAGACTGGAGCATCCTCCAGCTGACCATGTCTGtgcccttcttcctcttctttctgtcttcatGGTCAGTGCCATTGGCGGGGGGGGGGGCCTCCATTTGGGATGGATTCCTTGTGGCTAAGGGGACCCAAGCGGGGAGTTCCTCACTCTTGGATGGCAGTGAGACTGGTCACAAGTGACCAACACTGCCGTCTCCGTGTTGTCCATCCGTCACGGCCAAGAACACCTTGTTGTCTGGCCATCCATAAGTTAAAGTGCCCAGGAAAGATTTGTGCTATTTAATatgggggaaactgagacccagagctGGTGCCCGAGGTAACAGCAGAGCCGAGGCTGGGGCCCAAGCCACCCGAGTCCCGATCCAAGGCTCTTTCCGCCATACCTCATCGCCTCCCCATCCCATCTGGCACGGGCAGGATGTTTTGCTAGTGCCCGCTGAGATGTCTGCTCGGAGAATACATGAGCCAGAAAGGTGGCGAGATTCCAGGAGAGGGGAGGGCCATGTGTTCTCACCTTCGGAGCCAGCAGGGCGGGTGGATCCTATGTGTTAAACAGGTGGCTTGCCGAGTCTGCCCGTTGGCTCATCATCATGGGCAAAACAGACCGAGGGCTCCACGCGCTcagaaaagttgcaggattcaATGGGAAGAAGGATGCTAGAGACACTTTGACCACCGAGGTAAGGAGGAAAAGTTGGGCTCCTTTGAGCACTGAGGAATGGGGCTGGGCGTAGCCCACTGGGCCCTATTCCCAGCCATCAGGCAGCCTAAGAGTTGAGCGGGGTGAAGTTCTGCTtggcccctcctccctccccctccctccttccctttctctccccctccctccgaGGGGGCTCCTTCTGGGTCAGGAtgaaatttggaatcagaaaactagCAAATGCCTTACTgcctttgagcctcaatttccttaaaaaaaaatctgagtggGAAAGAGCCTTGGAAGTCATTTGAGCCaaataatttctgacttttataggtgtgtatgcatgcatgtatacgtgtgtagatataatttattatttatattcacatACACCTTATACATAACATAAACAGAGGCCATTCAggttccacacacacacacactcacatatctCTGTTATGTATATATGCCCACATAATACCTATTACACCCCCCCAGCCAGCCCCTCCCACTTCTGAGAGCTCAGATTCtcaggaagtttttccttctctccaaccTGAGTCTGCTCCTCCCCAGGCTCTCCCTCTGCTCCCAGCTCCGGACTCTTGTGCCAAGGGACTGTTAAACCCCCCCCTCCCCACGAGCAGCTTTTAGCTAGTCAGTGACAGCTCTCGGCCCCTCCCACAGCTCCTTCTCCGAGATAAAGTTtacatgtggggaaactgaggctcagacaggTGAGAGTACGGCTCAGCCAGTTCTTGTGACCCCGGGGACCGTGGCACACCAGCACTGtccctggggttttcttggcaaattatACTGGAATGGTCCGGCTTTTCCTTCTCCGGTGACTAAAGCACAGAGGCTCAGGTGACtggcctagggtcacacagctagtaagtgtcccaggctgcatttgaactcacttcttccCAACTCCAGTGCTTTCACACCCTGCGGCGCCCCCTGGTGTTGGGCAGTCAGCCCTGACCCAACCCTACCTGCCCTTCAAGGTGCAAGTCCTAGAGGAGGTGGGATTCTGTGCTCCCCGGCCCTCTCCTGGAGGCTGCAGAACCAGGGCCCCCTTCAGCTGCAGAGACTCCCAACCCTTTCCTCGCCCCCTCCACCTTCTCTCCAGTTTCCCCCAGTTTGGGGGGCTGTGGGGGACCCTTGTGCTCTTTGTCTGGGGCGCCCCCTGGGGGCCAGGACTAAGCTCAGAGAGAGATCATTTTGTCCACCgggctcattttgcagaggaggactAGGAGAGCCACACATGTGGTGCAACTTCCCTAGGGGATTTACAGGCCAAGGGctggaggtgggatttgaacctgggttcaGTCCCCACCTAGTCTGCCCTGAAAGGCGGGGCTCCCCCCTTCCGGGGACCCCGGAATCCAAGGCAGAAAATCCCAGTTGTCCTTGAGTCACAGGCAGCGGCATCTGATCCTAGTGGCAGAAGCAGAAGTGCTCCTTTAATCTCCCactttacagaaagggaaaccgaggcccagaaaAGGTGAAGGACCTACGGGGAGGGTCACAAAGCAGGCTGTGGCAGAAGCCGTACTTCTGACTCCTTTTTCTAGAGCCCTGGCCCAAGGGAGGTCACGGGCCAGGACAACAGAGTAGATTAGAACCTGGAAGCCCCCGGTGCAGAAAGATCTGTCCCGGTGACAATCATGTGAAGACCGTGCTTCTTTGGCGACTCACATGTGGGTCACTATGGCTTCCAGCTCTTTCTCTCCTCAGAGACGGCCATCTTCTTGGTGTCCCCCTCCTAGATTGTGCTAGCCACCATGCAGGAAGATTTAACGGCAGCCAAAGCCCAGCACTCAATGGTGGATCTCTTCCGAACCCCTGAGCTGCGCAAGCGGTTTGGCTGCATGCTGTTTCTGTGGTGAGATTCTCTGCCAATGGCAAGCGGAGCCCCGTTGGGGGACCTTAGAGAACAATTCCCAGCTTCATAGTGAGGGGGGCCTaagcccggggggggggggaggaacctTTCCCAGCATCCTTGCGCCCCAGCCAAGCCTTCCTGGAGCCCTACCTGTAAGTAAGTGCGCTCACCTGCGCCTCAGCGAGCCCATGTGCTCAGCGTTGCCCCGGCAGGTGGCCCGTTCCCAGAAGTCCCAGCAGCCTCCATTAACCCAAGCCCCAACACCCGAGCTCAGGCTGGGGAACCGAGCagagagtgtcagagctgggaaagcGGGACCTCAGGCAGAACAAAGTCAGACTCggagatttggggggggggggggctgtagTGTCAGGCCTGGAAGTGGGAAACATGGAATGCCCCGGGGCAAGCTGGGGAAGACCCCCAATGAGGCGGCCCTCACCTCCTGCCTCTTTCTGCTGCCCTCTCTCCTAGGTTTACCTTTGGTTTCACCTTCTATGGCCTGGCCCTGGACATGCAGAGCCTGGGAAGCAATATCTTCCTGCTCCAGGTGCTCTTTGGGGCCATTGACATCCCAAACAAGATGGGCGCCTTCTTCGCCATGAACCGTCTGGGGCGGCGCGTGACCCAAGCGGGGTCCTTCCTCCTGGCGGGCCTCTGCATTCTGGTCAACACGGTGGTGCCTCAGGGTGAGTGGGGGTGACTCCCAGTGTGTGCCGGCCACGAGGGGCCTGGAAACACAAAGGAAAAACCAAACGGACCCCCAACCTCCTGCGAAAAACAAGCCCTGGGTCTCTGCTCTTCGGTCCTCAAGGACCAGATTCCCCTAATTCTCCGGGGATTAACGAGCTGAGGAATTGGCCGGCACCGGTTTTAGTGCCCGGTCTCAGGAACATCTGTGGGGTGGAGCGCGGCCCTTCGATATGGGAGATTCTGGGAATGACCTGCGAGGCGCTCTCCTGTTGTCCCGAccagcatgggggggggggggcagttccGCCATCGCTAATAATGACAACCGGCAGGGACGGAGCCCTTGAAACTGCCAAATACGCCCCCCCCCCATTTGATCCTGGCAGATACAGGCGCGATTGTTAACCCATTTTATTGGAGACAAAGTTGAGGTAAATAGTAATAAGTCAGGGGTCACATAGGACTTTGAGGTTTACAAGGTATTTTGCAAATATGATGTCAGCATAATGCAAACCCAGGTCTCCTTGAGTCTGGCGctgcctccctcttcccccaccatCATCGacttaaaattggaaggaaactgagaagccATTAATCCGATCCCTTTActttacatctgaggaaactgaggcacagagaaattagaACCCTTGGCCGAGGTCCCACAGATAATAAGCGGAGAAGGGATCAGAACTCCAGTCCTTTCCACCTGCCTCATCCGCAAGCCTTTGTGAGGTTTCTACTGTGCCAGGCGCTGGGCTGCCTGCTGACCATGCGAATGGGCCGTCCCTTCCCTCAGGGAGTTTATGTTCCCTCCGGGAAAGCACGCACCCCCCCACCCAGCACGCACCCTCCCCCAGCGCACACACCCCCCCAGCACGCACCCCCCCCAGCGCACACCCTCCCCCAGCGCACACCCCCCTCCCAGCACGCACCCTCCCCCAGCACGCACCCTCCCCCAGCGTGCACCCTCCCCCAGCGCACACCCTCCcccagcgccccccccccccgcgtgCACCTCCCCCAGCACGCCCCCCCCAGCGCGCACCCTCCCCCAGCGCACACCCCCCCCAGCACGCACCCCCCCAGCGCACACCCTCCCCCAGCGCACACCCCCCCCAGCACGCACCCTCCCCCAGCGTGCACCCTCCCCCAGCGTGCACCCTCCCCCAGCGTGCACCCTCCCCCAGCGTGCACCCTCCCCCAGCACGCACACACGCACCCTATACTGTTCTACCCAGACAATTTCTGGAGATACATCTGAGATACAAAGTATCCTCTGCCTGGGAATATCCTGGGAAGGAGCTGAGGCCGGGGACTTGGGGGCTGCGTTCTCCACCCCTCACACATCCCTTCCCTCgcccccccctttctctcctctccctcccttcccctcccccatccttcctcctccccctcatccatcatcccctccctccctctttctatctTGTCCCTCTTATCCATTATATCTCCTCTCCCCATATCCTCCCTtgcctccctctttccccatctcgttcctgtccctctccctcctcctcccgcccccttcctccctctttccccacgTCCCCCACAGAGCTGCAGACCCTGCGGGTGACCCTGGCCGTCCTGGGAATCGGCTTCGTGGGCTCCGCCTTCACCACGGCCACGGTCTACAGCAGCGAGCTCTTCCCCACCGTGCTCAGGTGAGGgcagggaggggtgggggaggggccgcGCCCCGCCCTCCTCGTGCCTGTGAGCTGGGGGGTAGGGGGGCCGGCTGCTCCTCAGGCTGGGCCGGCCCGCCTCGAGCTGCTGGTGACTTCCCGGCGTGCTCAGCCAGGGCACGAGGCGGGAGCGGGCCTGCACCCTAGTCCCTTAATGTTCTCTCCACCGGAGGCGCGCGCGCACACAGGTGTGCACACACAATATGCACACGCGCGTGCACGCCCCGCCCCTCTCAGCCCCTCTGCGGCCTCTCTCCCAGCCGTAACacgtcccccccccccctcccccggtCCCGGAGGGTGCCCGCCTGGTTTTCCCACCACGTGCACACGGCTCCCTGGGGGGTCTGCCCCTGCAGCCGGGGCTTCCGGATGGGGCTCCCCTCCAGGGCGGGCAGCAGGGAAGGGGCCGCGGGGCCGCGGCTTTCCTCCGAGGAGCTGGACACCAGGCCCATGGCCACCCTGTCCCCCGCAGGATGACTGCCATGGGCGGATGCCAAATGCTGGCCCGGCTGGGGTCCAGCCTGGGGCCTCTGGTCAGGCTGCTGGGCCAGGTCAGCCCCTTGCTGCCCCTGTTCGTCTACGGAGGGGTCCCGGTGCTCGCCGGGCTCACGGCCCTCCTGCTGCCCGAGACCCTCAGCCTGCCTCTGCCCGACACCATCCACG
Encoded here:
- the SLC22A12 gene encoding solute carrier family 22 member 12, encoding MAFAELLEQVGSLGRFQIFQIFSLVFPIVFLTSHNLLENFTAAIPPHRCRVPLLDNATAPANVTGSLEPEALLRAFIPLDKYQKPEKCRRFLHPQWQLLELNMLDPNASEAGTESCLDGWVYDHSNFTSSIVSEWDMVCDWLFLKPMTQSIYMAGIMIGALIYGPMSDRFGRRLVLSCCYLQLAISGTCAAFAPNFSLYCSFRFLSAFAVAGILMNTGTLLMEWTRTQARARVMTINALGFSFGQALLSGVAYAIRDWSILQLTMSVPFFLFFLSSWWLAESARWLIIMGKTDRGLHALRKVAGFNGKKDARDTLTTEIVLATMQEDLTAAKAQHSMVDLFRTPELRKRFGCMLFLWFTFGFTFYGLALDMQSLGSNIFLLQVLFGAIDIPNKMGAFFAMNRLGRRVTQAGSFLLAGLCILVNTVVPQELQTLRVTLAVLGIGFVGSAFTTATVYSSELFPTVLRMTAMGGCQMLARLGSSLGPLVRLLGQVSPLLPLFVYGGVPVLAGLTALLLPETLSLPLPDTIHDVESRVKGAEPEQSPVKSTPF